The following proteins are co-located in the Helicobacter acinonychis genome:
- the ftsH gene encoding ATP-dependent zinc metalloprotease FtsH, which produces MKPTNEPKKPFFQSPLILAVLGGILLIFFLRSFNSDGSDGGFSDNFLSSSTKNVSYHEIKQLISNNEVENVSIGQTLIKASHKEGNNRVIYIAKRVPDLTLVPLLDEKKINYSGFSESNFFTDMLGWLMPILVILGLWMFMANRMQKNMGGGIFGMGSAKKLINAEKPNVRFNDMAGNEEAKEEVVEIVDFLKYPDRYANLGAKIPKGVLLVGPPGTGKTLLAKAVAGEAHVPFFSMGGSSFIEMFVGLGASRVRDLFETAKKQAPSIIFIDEIDAIGKSRAAGGMISGNDEREQTLNQLLAEMDGFGSENAPVIVLAATNRPEILDPALMRPGRFDRQVLVDKPDFNGRVEILKVHIKGVKLANDVNLQEVAKLTAGLAGADLANIINEAALLAGRSNHKEVKQQHLKEAIERGIAGLEKKSRRISPKEKKIVAYHESGHAVISEMTKGSARVNKVSIIPRGMAALGYTLNTPEENKYLMQKHELIAEIDVLLGGRAAEEVFLEEISTGASNDLERATDIIKGMVSYYGMSSVSGLMVLEKQRNAFLGGGYGSNREFSEKTAEEMDLFIKNLLEERYNHVKQTLSDYKEAIEIMVKELFDKEVISGERVREIISEYEVANNLESRLIPLEEQAS; this is translated from the coding sequence ATGAAACCAACGAACGAACCTAAAAAACCTTTTTTTCAAAGTCCCCTTATCCTTGCAGTTCTTGGGGGGATTTTGCTCATCTTTTTTCTACGCTCTTTCAATTCTGATGGTTCTGATGGCGGTTTTTCGGACAATTTCTTGTCCTCTAGCACTAAAAATGTGAGCTACCATGAAATCAAACAGCTCATCAGCAATAATGAAGTAGAAAATGTGAGTATTGGTCAGACTTTGATTAAAGCTAGCCACAAAGAGGGCAATAATCGTGTGATTTATATCGCTAAACGAGTGCCTGATTTAACCTTAGTGCCTTTGTTAGATGAGAAAAAAATCAATTATTCTGGTTTTAGCGAATCTAACTTTTTTACGGACATGTTAGGGTGGCTCATGCCTATTTTAGTGATTTTAGGGCTATGGATGTTTATGGCAAACCGCATGCAAAAGAATATGGGTGGGGGTATTTTTGGCATGGGGAGTGCGAAAAAACTCATTAACGCAGAAAAACCCAATGTGCGTTTTAATGACATGGCAGGCAATGAAGAAGCTAAAGAAGAAGTGGTAGAAATCGTAGATTTCTTAAAATACCCTGATCGCTACGCCAATTTAGGGGCCAAAATCCCTAAAGGAGTGTTATTAGTAGGCCCTCCAGGAACGGGTAAAACCCTTTTAGCAAAAGCGGTAGCCGGCGAAGCACATGTGCCATTTTTCTCTATGGGGGGGAGCAGTTTCATTGAAATGTTTGTAGGCTTAGGGGCAAGCAGAGTTAGGGATTTATTTGAAACCGCTAAAAAACAAGCCCCTAGCATCATTTTTATTGATGAAATTGATGCCATAGGTAAGAGCAGAGCGGCTGGAGGCATGATAAGTGGGAATGATGAACGAGAGCAAACCTTAAACCAGCTCTTAGCTGAAATGGATGGTTTTGGGAGCGAAAACGCACCCGTGATTGTCTTAGCCGCAACGAATCGCCCTGAAATTTTAGACCCAGCCTTAATGCGTCCAGGACGCTTTGACAGGCAGGTTTTAGTGGATAAACCTGATTTTAATGGCAGAGTGGAGATTTTAAAAGTGCATATTAAAGGCGTGAAACTCGCTAATGATGTGAATTTGCAAGAAGTCGCCAAACTCACCGCAGGGCTTGCGGGGGCGGATTTAGCGAATATCATCAATGAAGCCGCACTTTTAGCAGGACGAAGCAACCACAAAGAAGTCAAACAACAGCATTTGAAAGAAGCGATTGAAAGAGGGATTGCAGGGTTAGAAAAGAAAAGCCGACGCATCAGTCCTAAAGAAAAGAAAATTGTCGCCTATCATGAAAGCGGGCATGCTGTGATCTCTGAAATGACTAAAGGGAGTGCTAGGGTGAATAAAGTCTCTATCATTCCAAGGGGCATGGCGGCTTTAGGCTACACCCTTAACACGCCTGAAGAAAACAAATACTTGATGCAGAAACACGAACTCATCGCGGAAATTGATGTGCTTTTAGGCGGAAGAGCGGCTGAAGAGGTCTTTTTGGAAGAAATTTCTACCGGTGCGAGCAATGATTTAGAAAGAGCGACTGATATTATTAAAGGCATGGTGAGTTACTATGGCATGAGTAGTGTCAGTGGGCTTATGGTGTTAGAAAAGCAACGGAACGCCTTTTTAGGAGGTGGTTATGGAAGCAATAGGGAATTTAGCGAAAAAACCGCAGAAGAAATGGATCTTTTCATTAAAAACCTGCTAGAAGAACGCTATAATCATGTCAAACAAACCTTAAGCGATTATAAAGAAGCGATTGAAATCATGGTCAAGGAGTTGTTTGACAAAGAAGTCATTTCAGGCGAAAGGGTGCGCGAAATTATCAGCGAATATGAAGTCGCTAACAATTTAGAAAGCCGTTTGATCCCTTTAGAAGAGCAAGCGAGTTAA
- the pssA gene encoding CDP-diacylglycerol--serine O-phosphatidyltransferase, which translates to MPINPLYLFPNLFTASSIFLGMMSIFYASSYQFVMACWLVVASLILDGLDGRVARLTNTTSKFGIEFDSLADVVAFGVAPSLITYFYVGYNFGRIGMVVSALFVIFGAIRLARFNISTNTSDPYSFIGIPIPAAAVLVVLCVLLDNKYHFLEGNTEKLFLSFIVLLGVLMVSNIRYPNFKKVKWNLKLFTLVLLFLSLVVVRPLEALSVFTGLYLIYGIIRWLFLMVKIIFNKNKSA; encoded by the coding sequence ATGCCCATTAACCCTCTCTATCTATTCCCTAATCTTTTCACAGCTAGCAGTATTTTTTTAGGCATGATGAGTATTTTTTACGCTTCAAGCTATCAATTTGTCATGGCATGTTGGTTGGTGGTAGCGAGTCTTATTTTAGATGGGCTTGATGGGCGCGTCGCAAGGCTTACTAACACCACTAGCAAATTTGGTATAGAATTTGACTCCTTAGCTGATGTAGTCGCTTTTGGGGTGGCTCCAAGCCTTATCACTTACTTTTATGTGGGGTATAATTTCGGACGCATAGGCATGGTGGTGAGTGCGTTGTTTGTGATTTTTGGAGCGATACGGTTGGCACGATTCAATATCAGCACGAACACAAGCGATCCCTATTCTTTCATCGGTATCCCCATTCCTGCTGCGGCGGTATTAGTGGTGCTTTGTGTATTATTGGATAATAAATACCATTTTCTAGAAGGAAATACCGAAAAGTTATTTTTAAGCTTTATTGTTTTATTAGGGGTGCTTATGGTGAGCAATATCCGCTACCCTAATTTCAAAAAAGTGAAGTGGAATCTCAAACTTTTTACTTTAGTGTTGCTTTTTTTATCGTTAGTGGTTGTGCGCCCTTTAGAAGCCTTAAGCGTGTTTACGGGGCTGTATTTGATTTATGGCATCATTCGTTGGCTTTTTTTAATGGTAAAAATTATTTTTAATAAAAATAAGAGTGCATGA
- the copA gene encoding copper-translocating P-type ATPase CopA, translating to MKASFYIEGMTCTACSSGIERSLGRRSFVKKIEVSLLNKSANIEFNENETNLDEIFKLIEKLGYSPKKTLTKEKKEFFSPNVKLILAVIFTLFVVYLSMGAMLSPSLLPKSLLTINNHSNFLNACLQLIGTLIVMHLGRDFYIQGFKALWHRQPNMSSLIAISTTAALDSSLWQLYLVYTDQWSYGHYYFESVCVILMFVMVGKRIENISKDKALDAMQTLMKNAPKTALKMQDNQKIEVLVDSIVVGDILKVLPGSAIAVDGEIIEGEGELDESMLNGEALPVYKKVGDKVFSGTLNSNTSFLMKATQNNKNSTLSQIIEMIHNAQSSKAEISRLADKVSSVFVPSVIAIASLAFIVWLIIAPKPDFWWNFGIALEVFVSVLVISCPCALGLATPMSILVANQKAGSLGLFFKDAKSLEKARLVNTIVFDKTGTLTNGKPVVKSVHSNIESLELLSLASSIEHNSEHVIAKGIVEYAKEYNAPLKGISEVKVKTGFGISAKIDYQGTKEIIKVGNSEFFNLINPLEIKENGILVFVARAINEKEDELLGVFVLEDLPKKGVKEHIAQIKNLGINTFLLSGDNLKNVQKCALELGIDDYISNAKPQDKLNKIKELKEKGQIVMMVGDGLNDAPSLAMSDVAVVMAKGSDVSVQAADIVSFNNDIKSVYSAIQLSQATIKNIKENLFWAFCYNSVFIPLACGVLYKANIMLSPAIAGLAMSLSSVSVVLNSQRIRNFKIKDH from the coding sequence ATGAAAGCGTCTTTTTATATAGAGGGAATGACTTGCACGGCTTGCTCTAGTGGGATTGAACGCTCTTTAGGGCGTAGGAGTTTTGTGAAAAAAATAGAAGTGAGCCTTTTAAATAAGAGCGCTAACATTGAATTTAACGAAAATGAAACCAATTTAGATGAAATTTTCAAACTCATTGAAAAATTGGGTTATAGCCCTAAAAAAACTCTCACTAAAGAAAAAAAAGAATTTTTTAGCCCTAATGTTAAATTAATTCTAGCGGTCATTTTCACGCTTTTTGTGGTGTATCTTTCTATGGGGGCGATGCTTAGCCCTAGCCTTTTACCTAAAAGCTTGCTTACAATAAATAATCATAGTAATTTTTTAAACGCATGCTTACAGCTTATAGGCACGCTCATTGTCATGCATTTGGGGAGGGATTTTTACATTCAAGGGTTTAAGGCTTTATGGCACAGACAGCCCAACATGAGCAGCCTTATCGCCATAAGCACAACCGCCGCTTTAGATTCAAGCTTGTGGCAATTGTATCTCGTTTATACAGACCAATGGTCTTATGGGCATTATTATTTTGAAAGCGTGTGCGTGATTTTAATGTTTGTGATGGTGGGCAAACGCATTGAAAATATTTCTAAAGACAAAGCCTTAGACGCTATGCAAACCTTGATGAAAAACGCCCCAAAAACCGCCCTTAAAATGCAAGATAACCAAAAAATTGAAGTTTTGGTGGATAGTATCGTCGTGGGGGATATTTTAAAAGTCCTCCCTGGAAGCGCGATTGCGGTAGATGGTGAAATTATAGAGGGCGAAGGGGAATTAGATGAGAGCATGTTAAACGGCGAAGCGTTACCGGTTTATAAAAAAGTCGGCGATAAGGTTTTTTCAGGGACGCTTAATAGCAATACGAGTTTTTTAATGAAAGCCACACAAAATAACAAAAACAGCACCTTGTCTCAAATTATAGAAATGATACATAACGCCCAAAGCTCAAAGGCAGAGATTTCTCGCTTAGCGGATAAGGTTTCAAGCGTGTTTGTGCCAAGCGTGATCGCTATCGCTTCTTTAGCGTTTATAGTGTGGCTCATCATCGCGCCTAAGCCTGATTTTTGGTGGAATTTTGGCATCGCTTTAGAAGTGTTTGTATCAGTTTTAGTGATTTCTTGCCCTTGTGCTTTAGGGCTAGCTACGCCTATGAGTATCTTAGTAGCAAATCAAAAAGCGGGTTCTTTAGGTTTATTTTTTAAAGACGCTAAAAGTTTAGAAAAAGCAAGGCTAGTCAATACGATCGTTTTTGATAAAACCGGCACACTCACTAACGGTAAGCCTGTCGTTAAAAGCGTCCATTCTAATATAGAATCATTAGAGCTATTGAGTTTAGCGAGCAGTATTGAACATAATAGCGAACATGTCATTGCTAAGGGGATCGTGGAATACGCTAAAGAATACAACGCCCCCTTAAAGGGAATCAGTGAAGTTAAAGTAAAAACAGGTTTTGGTATTAGCGCTAAAATAGATTATCAAGGTACTAAAGAAATCATCAAAGTCGGCAATAGCGAATTTTTTAACCTTATTAACCCCCTAGAAATTAAAGAAAATGGGATTTTAGTGTTTGTAGCTAGAGCTATTAATGAAAAAGAAGATGAGCTTTTAGGGGTGTTTGTTTTAGAAGATTTGCCTAAAAAAGGCGTGAAAGAGCATATTGCTCAAATCAAAAATTTAGGCATTAATACTTTTCTTTTAAGCGGGGATAATCTAAAGAATGTCCAAAAATGTGCACTTGAATTAGGGATAGATGATTATATCAGCAACGCTAAACCACAAGACAAGCTCAACAAGATCAAAGAGCTTAAAGAAAAAGGGCAGATCGTTATGATGGTAGGCGATGGCTTGAATGACGCCCCAAGCCTTGCCATGAGCGATGTAGCGGTGGTGATGGCTAAGGGGAGCGATGTGAGCGTGCAAGCAGCGGATATTGTAAGCTTTAACAATGACATTAAATCGGTTTATAGTGCGATTCAATTAAGCCAGGCGACCATCAAAAATATCAAAGAAAATTTGTTTTGGGCTTTTTGTTATAATAGCGTGTTTATCCCTTTAGCTTGTGGGGTTCTTTATAAGGCTAATATCATGTTAAGCCCAGCGATTGCAGGTTTAGCGATGAGCTTAAGCTCTGTAAGTGTGGTCTTAAACTCCCAAAGGATAAGGAATTTTAAAATTAAGGATCATTAA
- the copP gene encoding copper-binding metallochaperone CopP yields the protein MKVTFQVPSITCGHCVDKIEKFVGEIEGVNFIDVSVENKSVIVEFDAPATQDLIKEALLDAGQEVV from the coding sequence ATGAAAGTAACTTTTCAAGTGCCAAGCATTACTTGTGGTCATTGCGTGGATAAAATTGAAAAATTTGTGGGCGAAATTGAAGGCGTGAATTTTATTGATGTGAGCGTGGAAAACAAGAGCGTGATCGTAGAATTTGACGCTCCAGCGACACAGGATTTGATTAAAGAAGCCTTATTGGATGCCGGGCAAGAGGTGGTTTGA
- a CDS encoding M14/M99 family metallopeptidase, whose amino-acid sequence MKKIWLLWGLCSLVFLNAIEAIAKVPKNVEDRDKAPHLLLLAGIQGDEPGGFNAANLFLMHYSVLKGSVEVIPVLNKPSMLRNHRGLYGDMNRKFAALDKNDPEYTTIQEIKSLIAKPNIDAILHLHDGSGYYRPNYIDAMLNPKRWGNCFIIDQDEVKGAKFPNLLIFANNTINSINDHLLHPIEKYHLKNTHTAQGDTEMQKALTFYAINHKKSAFANEASKELPLASRVFYHLQAIEGLLNQLNIPFERDFELNPSSVHALINDKSLWAKISSLPKMPLFNLRPKLNHFPLPNNTKIAQIPIESNAYIVGLVKNQQEVFLKYGNKLMTRLSPFYIEFDYSLEEVKMRLDNNDQMVKMGSVVEVKESFYIHAMDNIRANAIGFSVSSASKPNEVGYTIKLKDFQKRFSLDKQEKIYRIEFYKNNAFSGMILVKFV is encoded by the coding sequence ATGAAAAAAATATGGCTTTTATGGGGTTTGTGTTCTTTGGTGTTTTTGAATGCGATAGAGGCGATAGCAAAAGTCCCTAAAAATGTAGAGGATAGAGACAAAGCCCCCCATTTATTGCTTTTAGCGGGGATTCAGGGCGATGAGCCTGGAGGGTTTAATGCGGCTAATTTGTTTTTAATGCACTATAGCGTTTTAAAAGGATCTGTTGAAGTGATTCCGGTATTGAACAAGCCTTCCATGTTAAGAAATCATAGGGGCTTGTATGGGGATATGAACCGCAAATTTGCCGCTTTAGACAAGAATGACCCAGAATACACTACTATCCAAGAAATTAAATCCTTGATTGCAAAACCCAATATAGACGCTATTTTACACTTGCATGATGGCAGTGGGTATTATCGCCCTAATTACATTGATGCGATGCTTAACCCTAAGCGGTGGGGGAATTGCTTTATTATTGACCAAGATGAGGTTAAGGGGGCGAAATTCCCTAATTTGCTTATTTTTGCAAACAATACGATTAATAGCATTAACGACCATTTATTGCACCCCATTGAAAAATACCATTTAAAAAACACGCATACTGCACAAGGCGATACAGAAATGCAAAAAGCCCTAACTTTTTATGCCATCAACCACAAAAAGAGCGCTTTTGCCAATGAAGCTAGTAAAGAACTCCCTTTAGCATCAAGAGTGTTTTACCATTTGCAAGCCATTGAGGGCTTACTCAATCAGCTCAATATCCCTTTTGAGCGCGATTTTGAGCTTAATCCTAGTAGCGTGCATGCCTTAATCAACGATAAAAGTTTGTGGGCAAAAATCAGCTCTCTACCCAAAATGCCCCTTTTTAACTTACGCCCTAAACTCAATCATTTCCCTTTACCCAACAACACTAAGATTGCACAAATTCCCATAGAGAGCAACGCTTACATTGTAGGGCTAGTCAAAAACCAGCAAGAAGTGTTTTTAAAATACGGCAACAAGCTCATGACACGATTATCGCCTTTTTACATAGAGTTTGACTATTCTTTAGAAGAAGTGAAAATGCGGCTTGACAATAACGATCAAATGGTTAAAATGGGGAGCGTGGTTGAAGTGAAAGAGAGTTTTTATATCCATGCTATGGATAATATCCGCGCGAATGCGATCGGCTTTAGTGTTTCTAGCGCGAGTAAGCCTAATGAAGTGGGTTATACAATTAAGCTTAAAGATTTTCAAAAACGCTTTTCATTGGACAAGCAAGAAAAAATCTATCGCATAGAATTTTATAAAAATAATGCGTTTAGCGGAATGATTTTAGTGAAATTTGTGTGA
- a CDS encoding flagellar FLiS export co-chaperone produces MDILKTLQKHLGGIEVGDFKTNAINKSQQIAKFSRDMKNINESVGALQVLQIACKKLFNKSMGLEDKDALQVSMTKQELQEIVENCQFLASPLFDTQLNIAINDEIFSIIVDSPLHLLENASEFQAYLEEKLNEIKELLAYLSESLSNPKVFMPKQSFSNKSLKDLLNDNLRA; encoded by the coding sequence ATGGATATTTTAAAAACTCTTCAAAAGCATTTGGGCGGTATTGAAGTGGGCGATTTTAAAACCAATGCGATAAACAAATCCCAACAAATCGCCAAGTTCAGCAGAGACATGAAAAATATAAATGAGAGCGTTGGGGCATTACAGGTCTTGCAAATCGCTTGTAAAAAACTCTTCAATAAGAGCATGGGTTTAGAAGATAAAGACGCCCTACAAGTCTCTATGACTAAACAAGAATTGCAAGAAATTGTAGAAAATTGCCAGTTTTTAGCCTCCCCTTTGTTTGACACCCAGCTCAACATTGCAATTAACGATGAAATTTTTTCTATTATCGTGGATAGTCCTTTACATTTATTAGAAAATGCGAGCGAGTTTCAAGCTTATTTGGAAGAAAAATTAAACGAAATTAAGGAATTATTAGCTTATTTGAGTGAAAGCCTTTCAAACCCTAAAGTCTTTATGCCAAAACAAAGTTTTTCAAACAAAAGCCTTAAAGATTTGTTGAATGATAATTTGAGAGCTTAA
- a CDS encoding HoxN/HupN/NixA family nickel/cobalt transporter, whose product MKLWFPYFLAIVFLHILGLVLLFMANNASFYAAASMAYMLGAKHAFDADHIACIDNTIRKLTQQGKNAYGVGFYFSMGHSSVVILMTIVSAFAIAWAKEHTPMLEEVGGVVGTLVSGLFLLIIGLLNAIILVDLLKIFKQSHSNERLSQQQNEEIERLLTSRGLLNRFFKPLFNFVSKSWHIYPVGFLFGLGFDTASEIALLALSSSAIKVSVVGMLSLPILFAAGMSLFDTLDGAFMLKAYDWAFKTPLRKIYYNISITALSVFIALFIGLIELFQVVSEKLHLKFENRLLSTLQSLEFTDLGYYLVGLFVVAFLGSFFLWKIKFSKLESSI is encoded by the coding sequence GTGAAATTGTGGTTTCCTTATTTTTTGGCGATTGTGTTTTTACACATCTTGGGTTTAGTTTTGCTCTTTATGGCCAACAACGCCTCTTTTTATGCAGCGGCTTCTATGGCTTACATGCTAGGGGCAAAGCATGCGTTTGATGCGGATCATATCGCTTGTATAGACAACACGATTAGAAAGCTCACCCAACAAGGTAAAAACGCCTATGGTGTGGGGTTTTACTTTTCTATGGGGCATTCAAGCGTGGTGATTTTAATGACCATTGTCAGCGCGTTTGCGATCGCTTGGGCTAAAGAGCATACGCCGATGCTAGAAGAAGTAGGGGGAGTAGTGGGGACTTTGGTTTCCGGGCTTTTTTTACTCATCATAGGGCTATTAAATGCAATTATTTTGGTGGATTTGTTAAAGATTTTCAAGCAATCGCATTCTAATGAACGCTTGAGCCAGCAACAAAACGAAGAGATCGAACGGCTTTTAACGAGTAGGGGCTTACTCAATCGCTTTTTTAAACCCTTGTTTAATTTCGTTTCTAAATCGTGGCATATTTATCCTGTGGGTTTTCTTTTTGGACTCGGTTTTGATACCGCTAGTGAAATCGCGCTTTTGGCCCTTTCTAGCAGTGCGATTAAAGTGAGTGTGGTGGGCATGCTCTCTTTACCCATTCTTTTTGCCGCTGGCATGAGTTTGTTTGACACGCTAGATGGGGCGTTCATGCTTAAAGCGTATGATTGGGCGTTCAAAACCCCTTTAAGAAAAATCTATTACAATATCTCTATCACCGCCTTGAGCGTGTTTATCGCTCTTTTTATTGGGTTGATTGAGCTTTTTCAAGTCGTTAGCGAGAAGCTCCATTTAAAATTTGAAAACCGCCTTTTAAGCACCCTACAAAGTCTAGAATTTACAGACTTAGGCTATTACTTGGTGGGCTTATTTGTGGTAGCGTTTTTAGGCTCGTTCTTTTTATGGAAAATCAAATTTTCTAAATTAGAGAGCTCGATTTAA
- a CDS encoding RNA-binding protein: MRNIYVGNLVYSATSEEVKELFSQFGKVFNVKLIYDRETKKPKGFGFVEMQEEGINEAIAKLNNTDFMGRIIRVTEANPKKS, encoded by the coding sequence TTGAGAAACATTTATGTAGGGAATTTGGTTTATAGTGCTACCAGCGAGGAAGTCAAGGAGCTTTTCAGTCAATTTGGCAAGGTGTTTAATGTCAAGCTTATTTATGACAGAGAAACGAAAAAACCCAAAGGGTTTGGTTTTGTGGAAATGCAAGAAGAGGGCATCAATGAAGCGATCGCTAAATTGAACAATACGGATTTTATGGGGAGAATCATCAGAGTAACCGAGGCTAATCCTAAAAAATCTTAA
- a CDS encoding F0F1 ATP synthase subunit A → MEHRVFTVANFFSSNHDFITGFFVVLTAVLMFLISLGASRKMQMVPMGLQNVYESIISAILSVAKDIIGEELARKYFPLAGTIALYVFFSNMIGIIPSFESPTASWSFTLVLALIVFFYYHFEGIRVQGFFKYFAHFAGPVKWLAPFMFPIEIISHFSRIVSLSFRLFGNIKGDDMFLLIMLLLVPWVIPVAPFMVLFFMGILQAFVFMILTYVYLAGAVLTDEGH, encoded by the coding sequence ATGGAACACAGAGTATTTACTGTTGCTAATTTTTTTAGCTCTAATCATGATTTTATCACCGGTTTTTTCGTTGTTTTGACAGCGGTTTTGATGTTTTTAATTTCTCTTGGTGCATCGCGTAAAATGCAGATGGTACCTATGGGTTTGCAAAATGTGTATGAGAGTATTATTAGTGCCATTTTAAGCGTGGCTAAGGATATTATAGGCGAAGAATTGGCCCGCAAATACTTCCCACTAGCCGGCACGATCGCTTTGTATGTCTTTTTTTCTAACATGATAGGCATCATTCCTAGTTTTGAATCCCCCACGGCTAGTTGGAGTTTTACGCTAGTTTTAGCGCTGATTGTGTTTTTTTATTACCACTTTGAAGGCATTAGAGTGCAGGGTTTTTTTAAGTATTTCGCCCATTTTGCAGGTCCCGTGAAGTGGCTCGCACCTTTCATGTTCCCTATTGAAATTATCTCGCATTTTTCTAGGATTGTGTCTTTATCGTTTCGTTTGTTTGGGAATATCAAGGGCGATGACATGTTTTTACTCATCATGCTCTTATTAGTGCCTTGGGTTATTCCTGTAGCACCCTTTATGGTCTTGTTTTTCATGGGGATTTTGCAAGCTTTTGTTTTTATGATCCTTACTTATGTGTATTTGGCAGGGGCTGTTTTAACCGATGAGGGGCATTGA
- the guaB gene encoding IMP dehydrogenase produces MRILQRALTFEDVLMVPRKSSVLPKDVSLKSRLTKNISLNIPFISAAMDTVTEHKTAIAMARLGGIGIVHKNMDIETQVKEIAKVKKSESGVINDPIFIHAHKTLADAKAITDNYKISGVPVVDDKGLLIGILTNRDVRFETDLSKKVGDVMTKMPLVTAHVSISLDEASDLMHKHKIEKLPIVDKNNILKGLITIKDIQKRIEYPDANKDDFGRLRVGAAIGVGQLDRAEMLVKAGVDALVLDSAHGHSANILHTLEEIKKSLVVDVIVGNVVTKEATSDLISVGADAIKVGIGPGSICTTRIVAGVGMPQVSAIDNCVEVASKFDIPVIADGGIRYSGDVAKALALGASSVMIGSLLAGTEESPGDFIIYQGRQYKSYRGMGSIGAMTKGSSDRYFQEGVASEKLVPEGIEGRVPYRGKVSDMIFQLVGGVRSSMGYQGAKNILELYQNAEFVEITSAGLKESHVHGVDITKEAPNYYG; encoded by the coding sequence ATGAGAATTTTACAAAGGGCTTTGACTTTTGAAGATGTGTTGATGGTGCCTAGAAAATCTAGCGTTTTACCTAAAGATGTGAGTTTAAAATCTCGCTTGACTAAAAACATTAGCTTGAATATCCCCTTTATTAGCGCGGCTATGGATACGGTTACGGAGCATAAAACCGCTATTGCTATGGCGCGCCTTGGGGGTATTGGCATTGTGCATAAAAACATGGATATTGAAACGCAAGTTAAAGAAATCGCTAAGGTTAAAAAAAGTGAGAGTGGGGTGATTAATGATCCTATTTTTATCCACGCGCACAAAACTCTAGCGGACGCTAAAGCTATAACGGATAATTACAAGATTTCAGGCGTGCCTGTGGTGGATGATAAGGGGCTGTTGATTGGGATTTTAACCAATAGAGATGTGCGTTTTGAAACGGATTTGAGTAAAAAAGTGGGCGATGTGATGACTAAAATGCCTTTAGTTACCGCTCATGTGAGCATTAGTTTAGATGAAGCGAGCGATTTGATGCACAAGCACAAGATTGAAAAATTGCCTATTGTAGATAAAAACAATATCTTAAAAGGCTTGATTACGATTAAGGACATCCAAAAACGCATTGAATACCCTGATGCGAATAAAGATGATTTTGGGAGACTAAGAGTAGGGGCGGCTATTGGAGTGGGGCAATTAGATAGGGCTGAAATGCTAGTTAAGGCTGGGGTTGATGCGTTGGTGTTAGATAGTGCGCATGGGCATTCGGCGAATATTTTACACACTTTAGAAGAGATTAAAAAAAGCTTGGTGGTAGATGTCATTGTAGGGAATGTGGTAACTAAAGAGGCTACAAGCGATTTAATTAGTGTGGGAGCGGATGCTATTAAAGTGGGTATTGGGCCAGGAAGCATTTGCACCACTAGGATTGTAGCTGGAGTGGGAATGCCCCAAGTGAGTGCGATTGATAATTGCGTAGAAGTGGCGTCTAAATTTGATATTCCCGTGATTGCAGATGGAGGGATACGTTATTCAGGAGATGTGGCTAAGGCTCTAGCTTTAGGGGCATCAAGCGTGATGATAGGTTCTTTACTCGCTGGTACAGAAGAATCTCCTGGGGATTTTATAATTTATCAAGGGAGACAATATAAAAGTTATAGGGGCATGGGCAGTATTGGGGCTATGACTAAAGGGAGCTCTGATAGGTATTTTCAAGAGGGCGTTGCGAGTGAAAAATTAGTCCCTGAAGGTATTGAGGGGCGTGTGCCTTATCGTGGTAAGGTTTCAGATATGATTTTCCAATTAGTAGGGGGCGTGCGCTCTTCTATGGGGTATCAGGGGGCGAAAAATATTTTGGAATTGTATCAAAACGCTGAATTTGTAGAAATCACTAGCGCTGGGTTGAAAGAAAGCCATGTGCATGGCGTAGATATTACTAAAGAAGCCCCTAATTATTATGGGTGA